One window of the Leishmania panamensis strain MHOM/PA/94/PSC-1 chromosome 8 sequence genome contains the following:
- a CDS encoding hypothetical protein (TriTrypDB/GeneDB-style sysID: LpmP.08.0120): MFRSTRCTLARSFRTNLKYPSLVSYNKLPWEVVNHDSTKLHMHLAPNYAQLLTLAAVTNVPHLALAAHLNVPEAERLRVLPGVVYILGGQAAHKNPLSFTAYRVADPTSLQYYGRIHHSLAVIQRVDVCTSADLRLLCLAMHFDGVLTNTSPGSTLDYITTTSQEGRFSLFYYFRPNRPANELTQPFEKFYQHRPFLASVDTFHAALPGKVESWTPVLQIPRRKSKEARLTPEVPYRPPQNYLMGLAERLGVRPGNSFGRRSLMWGTWF, encoded by the coding sequence ATGTTTCGCAGCACTCGTTGCACTTTGGCGCGAAGCTTCCGTACCAACCTCAAGTACCCCTCACTCGTGTCCTACAACAAGCTTCCGTGGGAGGTTGTGAATCATGACAGCACGAAGCTGCACATGCACCTTGCCCCGAACTACGCGCAGCTCCTGACGCTCGCGGCGGTAACCAATGTGCCGCACTTGGCGCTGGCTGCGCATCTCAACGTGccagaggcggagcggctgcgcgtgTTGCCCGGTGTGGTGTACATTCTAGGTGGCCAGGCCGCTCACAAGAACCCGTTGAGCTTTACAGCATACCGGGTTGCCGATCCGACCTCGTTGCAGTACTACGGCCGTATTCACCATAGCCTAGCGGTGATTCAGCGGGTGGACGTGTGCACGTCTGCTGACTTGCGACTCCTCTGCCTCGCTATGCACTTCGATGGTGTACTCACGAACACGTCGCCCGGCTCCACCCTTGATTACATCACCACTACGTCGCAAGAGGGCCGCTTTTCGCTCTTCTACTATTTCCGCCCCAATCGTCCAGCGAATGAGCTGACACAGCCGTTTGAGAAGTTCTACCAGCATCGACCATTCCTCGCCAGCGTGGACACCTTCCATGCAGCCTTGCCTGGCAAGGTGGAATCGTGGACACCGGTGCTGCAGATACCACGGCGTAAGTCGAAGGAAGCAAGGCTTACCCCGGAAGTACCATATCGCCCGCCACAAAACTATCTGATGGGGCTCGCAGAACGTCTCGGTGTCCGGCCTGGCAACTCGTTTGGCCGCCGATCTCTGATGTGGGGCACATGGTTCTAG
- a CDS encoding hypothetical protein (TriTrypDB/GeneDB-style sysID: LpmP.08.0130) → MLSMFKDKKGFSVLFRGEGGARQSGRVTDTSVCRHSDIQLPGTAARPDGSGVAQHQCQRCSKRFCELESDDDTGVVCRCHRCGYPTCLQCREPATGTPPWVCCVCNGFKSIMWLLEKTRAGPMLVTRIVDYCDPRGQRLMRSMFRFTLQQYQAVTPRPSLKLAGRPSDVPASSGTQSSSRPASQTPPPRLTSGARTSSRLSGERSGARLTQVPPSFSNVRRPLPYTHPKHASLLRSVRRSDSGAAFALDAGAIGGAEGSAKENSPVEEDIVRGSETLRRLEEAVGVVEYSPESKWWASGEVSEEAGGNAELSSSLPDGNERFAQPDDRCAAVADIYHARTPRALACGATLRGDAVEAETLSPHARPSGCAAFQREPLQPQLASTTDPTIQTMCGSAVMRVAVAPAPETSSMRITPLSQPCRLGHSLSPASSVSGRSVSPAPRFPTFGQFLDDHAGFTAAQTHLPRESNVLVTVSPETEEESEESGGVIELGGGRRGDHLVATSGNAKVGLHTPRDTELRTPPSADGGGSSGLRSGRRTSGLCDFTPTRALDMSSARGTLQHRSSSCRRTTRGSLGEMHAPHLYDNSSSKASMAGNPRRSGQVHDSPYAYTLPKQFGSHLKSASSMYGQLRRQQPPLPTRTAGHTLGSDSRQRLGRQNSRTTTPLQRTASHRNELQRTPSRSGALARTNSFFAPLKRTASSHVYAPSFARTNSSTTRALACTPSHRAHRIGAVSGCRGLQRTESAKIAVSGLSHGATARAAQQGTAASQFGYRTPTAAGASSMCSSPLKRTLSSWSPLKRTASHMCLRGGGAAPFGRKQSASCFTRSATTNNGFVGTRSVPALGGGAPLRRTPSAFTRTATGTHLFHYSHGRVYERARYTPGLSPLSPSAAVRGSGYGEPRGYHRVAAASPVRRVPTATRTSTPTMGRRRLPTPAALSRTPTGTRNFERLQSSARREPAGGSGRKAGRTVDPAPTLVGVTRRKALGSSLRHAPSASGADGTAVATPLQPRRFIIASVSTAATAAAVNGGGSHCGPRPVLSSGASIPKSRSSRGSLSSGGAAGPSSHTSSVPTAAAPIEEQKAADVEPRSGRANTQRRRPLGGAIIAKEKEPLRVATLSRRETSGSATTTPRPSIGIAAPRTPFAR, encoded by the coding sequence atGTTGTCCATGTTCAAGGACAAAAAGGGCTTCTCGGTGCTCTTCCGTGGTGAAGGGGGAGCGAGACAGTCCGGCAGGGTGACGGATACCTCGGTATGTCGCCATTCCGACATCCAGCTCCCTGGAACCGCAGCCCGCCCAGATGGGAGTGGAGTCGCGCAGCATCAGTGCCAGCGGTGTTCAAAGCGCTTTTGTGAGCTGGAATCAGACGACGACACGGGTGTAGTGTGccggtgccaccgctgtggGTACCCAACATGTCTACAGTGCCGAGAGCCGGCGACTGGCACCCCCCCGTGGGTATGCTGCGTCTGCAACGGTTTTAAGTCAATCATGTGGCTTCTGGAGAAGACGCGAGCGGGGCCCATGCTGGTGACACGGATTGTGGATTACTGCGACCCGCGCGGGCAGCGACTGATGCGGTCGATGTTCCGCTTtacgctgcagcagtaccaAGCAGTGACCCCGCGCCCGTCTCTCAAGCTTGCGGGACGTCCAAGCGATGTTCCTGCTAGCAGTGGCACGCAATCCAGCTCGCGACCGGCTTCTCAGACACCACCCCCTCGCCTAACGTCTGGCGCACGAACAAGCTCACGTCTCTCTGGTgagcgcagcggtgcccgTCTCACTCAAGTGCCGCCGAGCTTCAGCAACGTACGCCGACCGTTGCCGTACACGCACCCCAAGCACGCATCACTGCTGCGTTCTGTGCGCCGGTCGGATTCTGGTGCGGCATTCGCCTTAGATGCCGGCGCCATCGGTGGTGCAGAAGGATCAGCGAAGGAGAACTCTCCTGTTGAGGAGGACATCGTACGCGGTTCCGAGACGTTGCGCCGCCTCGAAGAAGCCGTTGGTGTTGTGGAGTACTCACCAGAATCAAAGTGGTGGGCGTCAGGTGAGGTGAGCGAAGAGGCGGGAGGAAACGCCGAGCTTTCCTCGTCGCTTCCTGATGGAAATGAGCGCTTCGCTCAGCCGGATGATCggtgcgccgctgttgctgacATCTACCACGCCAGGACACCCCGTGCACTGGCATGCGGCGCGACTTTGCGGGGAGACgcagtggaggcggagaCGCTATCGCCGCACGCGCGTCCGAGCGGTTGTGCAGCATTTCAGCGCGAACCGCTGCAACCACAGCTGGCGAGCACCACTGACCCCACAATACAGACGATGTGCGGTAGTGCTGTTATGCGGGTGGCCGTAGCTCCTGCACCTGAAACGTCGTCGATGAGGATCACTCCGCTGAGCCAGCCCTGCCGCCTCGGTCACAGCTTGAGCCCCGCTTCCAGCGTCTCAGGCCGGAGTGTCAGTCCGGCACCGCGCTTTCCCACCTTCGGCCAGTTCTTGGACGACCATGCCGGCTTCACTGCCGCGCAGACGCACCTGCCACGTGAGTCGAATGTGTTAGTGACGGTCTCGCCAGaaacggaggaggagagcgaagagagcggTGGTGTGATTGAGCTTGGCGGCGGGCGGCGTGGCGACCACCTCGTGGCCACAAGCGGCAACGCCAAAGTAGGACTGCACACGCCACGTGACACTGAGCTGCGTACCCCTCCGTCggctgacggcggcggctcaTCAGGCCTTCGTAGCGGACGTCGAACAAGTGGACTATGTGACTTCACCCCTACTCGCGCACTGGACATGTCGAGCGCGCGTGGCACGCTTCAGCACCGCAGTTCCAGTTGCCGCCGCACCACACGAGGAAGCCTGGGAGAGATGCATGCTCCGCATCTCTACGataacagcagcagtaagGCCAGCATGGCAGGAAACCCACGCCGTAGCGGACAGGTGCACGACTCCCCATATGCGTACACCCTGCCAAAGCAGTTCGGCTCTCACTTGAAGTCAGCAAGCTCGATGTacgggcagctgcggcgtcaGCAGCCACCGCTCCCCACACGTACTGCAGGCCATACgctcggcagcgacagccgccAGCGATTGGGACGGCAGAACTCTCGCACAacaacaccgctgcagcgcaccgctTCGCACAGAAACGAACTACAGCGGACGCCGTCACGCAGCGGGGCACTGGCCCGTACGAACTCGTTCTTCGCGCCACTGAAGCGCACCGCGTCCTCGCACGTCTACGCCCCCTCCTTTGCGCGGACTAACAGTAGCACGACGCGCGCACTGgcctgcaccccctcccaccgTGCTCATCGCATCGGAGCGGTCTCTGGCTGCCGAGGCCTGCAGCGCACCGAGTCGGCAAAGATCGCCGTTAGTGGCTTGAGCCACGGGGCCACAGCGCGTGCAGCTCAGCAAGGCACTGCCGCGTCGCAGTTCGGCTACAGGACACCTACTGCTGCCGGCGCGTCGTCCatgtgctcttctcccctaAAGCGAACACTCTCCTCCTGGTCGCCGCTGAAGCGTACTGCTTCGCATATGTGCCTtaggggtggtggtgcagcaccgtTTGGCCGCAAACAATCCGCATCGTGTTTCACGCGTTCCGCCACTACCAACAACGGCTTTGTCGGTACCCGCTCTGTCCCAGCGCTCGGAGGCGGAGCACCGCTTCGCCGCACTCCTAGCGCTTTTACGCGTACAGCCACCGGCACGCATCTGTTCCACTACTCTCACGGCCGTGTTTATGAGAGGGCTCGTTACACGCCAGGGCTGTCCCCACTGTCGCCCTCCGCGGCTGTGCGTGGCAGCGGTTATGGAGAGCCGAGGGGCTACCATCGTGTTGCGGCCGCCTCTCCAGTGCGGCGTGTTCCTACTGCCACGCGTACCTCGACGCCAACGATGGGCCGCCGACGTTTGCCGACCCCAGCTGCGCTCTCTCGCACCCCCACGGGGACGCGCAACTTTGAGCGTCTGCAAAGCAGCGCGAGGCGCGAGCCTGCGGGGGGCTCTGGTCGCAAAGCAGGGCGGACAGTCGACCCGGCGCCAACGTTAGTCGGTGTCACGCGACGCAAGGCTCTTGGAAgctcgctgcgccacgccCCATCTGCTagcggcgctgacggcaccgctgtcgcaACACCACTCCAACCTCGTCGGTTTATCATCGCGAGTGTTTCAactgctgcgacggcagccGCTGTGAACGGCGGCGGATCGCACTGCGGGCCTCGACCGGTGCTCTCATCGGGCGCAAGCATCCCAaagtcgcgcagcagccgcggctcgctctccagcggcggcgcagctgggcCTAGCAGTCACACGAGCAGCGTacccacagcggcagcgccaatAGAGGAGCAGAAAGCGGCCGATGTGGAGCCCAGGAGTGGGCGGGCGAAtacgcaacgccgccgcccgctAGGTGGGGCCATCAttgcgaaagaaaaagagccgTTGCGTGTGGCGACGCTGAGCCGCCGTGAGACGTCCGGCTCTGCCACTACCACTCCACGCCCCAGCATCGGAATAGCAGCGCCACGGACTCCCTTCGCCAGATAG
- a CDS encoding DNA repair protein, putative (TriTrypDB/GeneDB-style sysID: LpmP.08.0150) has product MSVEKIVTPTLGGTFRTCSEFIGTVSAREMPDNPSVQLCILSIGFNLESVVAQLLHQRMALNRPHRRVYCVVLPERLLPGAMTRFANAIRRHLALREAGEMISRHADASAAATASHHASPMPVVAIEEGTTTKERCAVFQRGAVVVLTSHFLCADLLHRRLAVELVGMTVLALPHSLLGRGQPQDALAPQAAFCSELLLRSGSTAAGGQRPPSIVLISDAPVLMQSLVQRHHMGEERFVLQMHVGDIQLFPRFRLDFVRHFEELSRASRRPITVDRIVAPVAASVQALDGLLAKIVLETLQELQRLEQQLHTRSSASGGDPTTDSSAGLDSQANARPFASPCVGAAAEADEDTGVLRFLPRARLTTNAVKGRIDYSGHPRSGTGAASYIRRGWRARTEHDNKGILFGGISEAAALSVDFSDLDNDLRAVVRRHESHWPYRLLVESLIDVRRLRRATRGTAYTFLRELEAVLEPRLPRCSVFGTGATPPSALWTLSSHFHDVVTVATHRIGTVVYVPSTASAALTAPMEGAAMLPANSADDVVVVVSSSSDSEERGETLLDAAPTSATSAPRGQVPTSAGGTLVPRLIPNVEEKDTDVEVVVRLVMSWCRTMLRRAERKSDAATDAPASHPTLLILVFGTKDVVRYTERLTHSLEAYQQLQLRHFMRVYQAKYDVELTELVEAQPADAAAPQLPIALLTSVDDASSDGEEDLTTDEDSSADGRRGRRAAADSAASLRHRLSSQGGHATAATPRDTTPLYADEGNSSQSVMMDIGVGAFHQALLSQLPPLLASSGERADIKYDSEPQSAARASLAAPLLVLERVREGVVTLCPDHRGATRDCGVTTSATLEGMPRVLVLDASSLSATELTMLLDGSHAALQLAVPSTAAPQMSTADTNGVKGTDSVSTYLRVDRVILARQELMLLRQLEMAQDELPAERLATIKVQLVTTSLAELDFKKAVQAERQAFESLAHAKATLTGSLLVDQTSLRQAEEALESGMRPVRRRRVRKDTAVGRLAGDLLHRPDFPPSAVPCIVFDERELRSSLPYHLYRRGMQLIPLTLVTADYVLSPEYAVERKSVQDYAQSVMSGRIQRQLAALSRRYAHPLCLIEFHRGVPFRLMQNGIYAKTAELMAAYPRVCFVWARSPAHAAGMLVFLKKSVAASNADPADPSLTGISIGLGSAADVGEVTATAAERETAHYAARVLSKFPGITHQNAPSVMRLCGSLIGLATISQASLVSVMGDRDAARLYNFLHSPFHERVG; this is encoded by the coding sequence ATGAGTGTGGAGAAGATTGTCACCCCCACACTAGGGGGCACCTTTCGAACATGTTCGGAGTTCATTGGTACCGTCTCCGCACGCGAGATGCCGGACAATCCGAGCGTACAGCTGTGCATCCTCAGCATCGGCTTTAATCTTGAGAGTGTGGTcgcccagctgctgcaccagcggaTGGCTCTGAACAGGCCACACCGACGCGTGTACTGTGTGGTCCTTCCTGAACGTCTTCTCCCAGGGGCAATGACACGCTTTGCCAACGCCATTAGGCGGCATCTGGCGCTGAGAGAAGCGGGAGAAATGATATCACGTCATGCCGatgcatctgctgctgcaacagcgtCTCATCACGCATCTCCTATGCCGGTGGTCGCCATTGAGGAGGGTACGACCACCAAGGAGCGCTGCGCGGTGTTTCAGcgtggggcggtggtggtccTCACCAGCCACTTCTTGTGCGCTGATCTGCTGCATCGGCGGCTCGCGGTGGAGCTGGTTGGAATGACGGTGCTGGCGTTGCCACATTCGCTCTTGGGCAGAGGCCAACCACAAGATGCGCTAGCACCGCAGGCAGCCTTCTGTTctgaactgctgctgcgtagtggcagcactgcagctggcgggCAGAGACCTCCGTCCATTGTCCTCATCTCGGATGCGCCGGTGCTCATGCAGAGTCTCGTGCAGCGGCATCACATGGGGGAGGAGCGCTTTGTCCTGCAGATGCACGTCGGAGACATTCAACTGTTCCCTCGATTTCGCCTAGACTTTGTGCGGCATTTCGAGGAGCTCAGTCGCGCTTCGCGGCGCCCTATCACGGTGGACCGCATTGTGGCTCCTGTGGCGGCGAGCGTCCAAGCCTTGGACGGCCTCCTTGCGAAGATTGTGttggagacgctgcaggaaCTCCAGCGtctggagcagcagcttcacacGCGGAGTAGCGCCAGTGGTGGAGACCCCACTACTGACTCTTCGGCGGGGTTGGACTCGCAAGCTAATGCGCGGCCCTTTGCGTCCCCATGCGtgggcgctgcggcagaggcCGACGAGGATACCGGGGTGCTCCGCTTCCTGCCACGCGCCAGGCTCACAACGAATGCTGTAAAGGGCCGTATCGACTACAGCGGACACCCACGCAGTGGCACCGGTGCAGCGTCATACATCCGCCGCGGCTGGCGTGCAAGGACAGAGCACGACAACAAGGGCATTCTGTTTGGCGGCAtcagcgaagcagcggctcTCTCCGTGGACTTCTCCGACCTCGACAACGATCTGCGCGCGGTAGTGCGCCGTCACGAGTCTCACTGGCCGTACCGCCTCCTCGTGGAGAGTCTCATCGACGTTCGGCGTCTGCGCCGAGCCACACGCGGCACGGCGTACACATTTCTTCGCGAGTTGGAGGCAGTACTTGAGCCTCGACTCCCACGGTGTAGCGTCTTCGGCACCGGTGCGACGCCCCCTTCTGCGCTGTGGACGCTCTCTTCTCACTTCCACGACGTTGTCACTGTGGCAACGCACCGTATCGGGACTGTGGTGTACGTGCCCAGCACCGCTTCCGCCGCGCTCACTGCTCCCATGGAAGGTGCCGCGATGCTTCCTGCGAACTCTGCTGACGAtgtggtcgtggtggtgagcagcagcagtgacagcgaggagaggggcgagacGCTACTGGATGCTGCCCCAACCTCGGCTACGAGTGCTCCTCGCGGTCAGGTGCCCACCTCCGCGGGTGGGACACTGGTGCCTCGGCTGATACCCAatgtggaggagaaggacacCGATGTAGAGGTGGTCGTGCGACTCGTGATGAGCTGGTGTCGCACGATGCTGCGCCGTGCCGAACGCAAAAGCGACGCCGCGACAGACGCGCCGGCGTCTCACCCCACTCTACTTATTCTTGTCTTTGGTACCAAAGATGTGGTGCGCTACACGGAGCGCCTCACCCACTCGCTGGAGGCGTACCAGCAACTGCAGCTTCGACACTTTATGCGGGTGTATCAGGCCAAGTACGACGTGGAGTTGACTGAGCTCGTCGAGGCTCAGCCGGCAgatgctgcggcaccgcagctgcccaTAGCACTTCTTACCAGTGTCGATGACGCCTCGAGCGACGGGGAAGAAGATCTGACGACAGAcgaggacagcagcgctgatggTCGCCGGGGGCgacgtgccgctgccgactcTGCAGCCTCCTTGAGGCACCGCCTGTCAAGTCAAGGCGgccacgccaccgccgccacaccgCGCGACACAACTCCACTGTATGCTGATGAAGGCAATAGCAGCCAGTCAGTGATGATGGACATCGGCGTTGGCGCCTTTCACCaagccctcctctctcagctTCCGCCTCTGCttgccagcagcggtgagaGGGCAGACATAAAGTACGACAGTGAACCTCAATCTGCAGCACGGGCCTCCCttgccgcaccgctgctcgtGCTTGAGAGAGTCAGAGAGGGGGTTGTTACGCTCTGCCCCGACCACCGTGGCGCCACCAGGGACTGCGGCGTCACTACCAGTGCTACTCTTGAGGGGATGCCGCGGGTGTTAGTGCTTGATGCATCTTCATTGTCTGCAACAGAGCTAACGATGTTGTTGGATGGGTCACACGCTGCTCTACAGCTTGCTGTCCcgtcgacggcagcgccgcagaTGTCTACCGCGGACACTAACGGTGTCAAGGGGACTGACAGTGTGAGCACCTACCTGCGCGTTGATCGTGTTATATTAGCGCGCCAGGAGCTGATGCTTCTTCGCCAGCTTGAGATGGCGCAGGACGAGTTGCCGGCAGAGCGGCTTGCCACCATCAAGGTGCAGCTCGTCACGACCAGCCTGGCGGAGCTCGACTTTAAGAAGGCAGTGCAGGCAGAACGGCAGGCCTTCGAAAGCCTCGCGCACGCGAAGGCTACACTGACCGGGTCGCTGCTCGTTGACCAGACGTCGCTGCGCCAAGCAGAGGAGGCACTGGAGAGTGGAATGCGGCCGGtgcggcgtcgtcgtgtCCGTAAGGACACGGCAGTGGGGCGACTGGCTGGCGATCTCTTGCACAGGCCTGACTTTCCACCCTCGGCGGTGCCGTGCATTGTGTTCGATGAACGTGAGCTTCGCTCCTCTCTGCCGTATCACCTTTACCGTCGCGGCATGCAGCTCATCCCACTGACACTGGTGACAGCCGACTACGTCCTCTCCCCTGAGTACGCGGTGGAGCGTAAAAGTGTGCAGGACTACGCCCAGTCCGTCATGTCTGGCCGCATTCAACGTCAGCTTGCGGCGCTCTCCCGCAGGTATGCACACCCGCTCTGCCTCATCGAATTCCACCGTGGAGTTCCATTCCGGCTGATGCAGAACGGCATCTACGCCAAAACAGCGGAGCTCATGGCCGCCTACCCTCGCGTGTGCTTCGTGTGGGCACGCAGTCCAGCGCATGCGGCGGGTATGCTGGTGTTCTTGAAGAAGTCCGTCGCGGCCTCCAACGCAGACCCGGCCGATCCATCGCTCACAGGCATCTCCATTGGCCTAGGTAGCGCGGCGGATGTGGGTGAGGTGACGGCCACTGCGGCAGAGCGGGAGACGGCGCATTACGCGGCACGTGTTCTGTCCAAGTTCCCAGGCATTACCCACCAGAATGCGCCCTCTGTGATGCGGCTCTGCGGCTCGCTGATCGGACTTGCCACGATCTCACAAGCCTCGCTGGTGTCGGTTATGGGCGACAGGGACGCAGCGCGGCTGTACAACTTTCTTCATTCCCCCTTTCATGAGCGGGTGGGATGA